In Musa acuminata AAA Group cultivar baxijiao chromosome BXJ2-10, Cavendish_Baxijiao_AAA, whole genome shotgun sequence, a genomic segment contains:
- the LOC135624851 gene encoding peptide-N4-(N-acetyl-beta-glucosaminyl)asparagine amidase A-like, which translates to MPPALAPTNTSTNRSGQHITVESSSYPMAATSPLLLRLLFLSLTIHFGISGAHLHRSKLTASEDEQISVATTAAAGLPPFSPTTFFEVTKPVPLPRGDEPACSTLVLQHDFGFTYGKPPITASYRPPCARLRRGRVPSRAVLEWSAACQGRQFDRIFGVWLGGVELLRSCTAEPRATGIVWTVRKDVTRYAALFARPQTLAIYLGNLVDQTYTGVYHVNVSLHFFFDSSRHHHHPRTPAAGNRVPGFASPANLVLPISRSLPLNDGLWFLVQNSTDIQSTKLAIPTNTYRAVLEVYVSFHSADEFWYTNPPDAYISENNLTDLPGNGPFREVTARLDGEIVGAIWPFTVIYTGGVNPLLWRPISGIGSFDLPSYSIEITPFLGKILDGKPHEFGFGVTDALNVWFIDANLHLWLDAKSSYTLGSLIKYEAPEYAPSLDSHFKGLDGRFKTSASRYISSTGWVRSSYGKITTSFFQKLQYENLMVFSGNGSVQTVNQTIDFNYGTYAKHPSSVLYSEHVHRSFPLYLYTGTVDQGNDTYDQVANVSLGFNEKKLSGEKFGFTYSSLKNLQTGSGDMRVKGNLVQSGVASTQQVYKYESTDGCYYRNVRSSNYTILSDKSEEFCTKNSPSDGEYIFT; encoded by the coding sequence ATGCCACCTGCACTCGCTCCTACAAATACTAGCACCAATAGATCCGGCCAGCATATTACTGTTGAATCTTCCTCGTACCCAATGGCAGCGacgtctcctcttctcctccgccTCCTTTTTCTTTCCCTAACCATCCACTTTGGTATCTCTGGCGCTCATCTCCACAGATCCAAACTCACCGCTTCAGAGGATGAGCAGATCTCTGTAgcgacgacggcggcggcggggcTTCCGCCCTTCTCCCCCACCACTTTCTTCGAGGTCACGAAGCCCGTCCCTCTCCCGCGAGGCGACGAACCGGCCTGCTCTACCCTCGTCCTCCAGCACGACTTTGGCTTCACGTACGGTAAGCCCCCCATCACCGCCTCCTACCGCCCCCCTTGCGCCCGGCTCCGCCGCGGCCGAGTCCCCTCGCGCGCTGTCCTCGAGTGGTCCGCCGCCTGCCAGGGCCGCCAGTTCGACCGCATCTTCGGCGTCTGGCTCGGCGGCGTCGAGCTCCTCCGCAGCTGCACCGCTGAGCCCCGCGCCACCGGCATAGTCTGGACCGTGCGCAAGGACGTCACCCGTTACGCCGCCCTCTTCGCCCGCCCACAGACCCTCGCTATCTACCTCGGCAACCTGGTCGACCAAACCTACACGGGCGTCTACCACGTCAACGTCTCCCTCCACTTTTTCTTCGACTCCTCCCGCCACCACCATCATCCCCGCACCCCCGCCGCCGGCAACCGAGTGCCCGGGTTCGCATCCCCTGCCAATCTGGTCCTGCCGATCTCCCGGAGCCTGCCGCTGAACGACGGATTGTGGTTCTTGGTTCAGAACTCCACCGACATCCAGTCGACAAAGCTCGCCATTCCGACGAACACCTACCGTGCGGTGCTCGAGGTCTATGTCTCTTTCCACTCAGCAGATGAGTTCTGGTACACCAATCCCCCCGATGCCTACATATCCGAGAACAACCTCACCGATCTCCCCGGGAATGGGCCCTTCAGGGAGGTCACCGCCAGGCTAGACGGCGAGATCGTCGGCGCCATTTGGCCGTTCACCGTGATCTATACTGGCGGAGTAAACCCGCTGCTGTGGAGGCCCATTTCCGGCATCGGATCGTTCGATCTTCCATCTTACAGTATCGAGATTACCCCCTTCCTGGGGAAGATTTTGGATGGGAAGCCTCATGAATTCGGTTTCGGAGTGACGGACGCTTTGAATGTCTGGTTCATCGATGCCAATTTGCATCTCTGGTTGGATGCCAAGAGCTCGTATACCTTGGGAAGTCTGATCAAGTACGAAGCACCAGAGTATGCTCCGTCTCTGGATTCTCATTTTAAGGGTCTCGACGGGCGATTCAAGACGAGTGCGAGCAGGTATATATCTTCCACCGGGTGGGTGAGGTCGTCCTACGGGAAGATCACCACCAGTTTCTTCCAAAAGCTGCAATATGAGAACTTGATGGTGTTTTCTGGGAATGGAAGCGTTCAGACGGTCAATCAGACTATAGATTTCAACTACGGTACTTATGCCAAGCATCCATCTTCCGTCTTGTACTCGGAGCATGTCCACCGGAGCTTTCCGCTTTATCTGTACACGGGGACTGTCGACCAAGGGAACGACACCTACGATCAGGTCGCAAATGTATCACTGGGATTCAACGAGAAGAAGCTCTCGGGAGAGAAATTTGGCTTTACATATAGCTCTTTGAAGAATCTGCAGACTGGAAGTGGTGACATGCGAGTGAAGGGGAATTTGGTGCAGAGTGGTGTAGCCAGCACTCAGCAAGTCTACAAGTATGAAAGCACTGATGGTTGCTACTATAGGAATGTGAGAAGCAGTAATTACACTATTCTATCTGACAAATCAGAAGAATTTTGCACCAAGAACTCACCTTCAGATGGAGAGTACATTTTTACCTGA
- the LOC135624849 gene encoding peroxidase P7-like: MASFPGGFLAVAILSLLASAARAQLSPAFYATTCPNLETIVRSVMAQVVAQDPRMGASMIRLFFHDCFVNGCDASVLLDDTPTMAGEKNAMGNMNSLRGYEVVDAIKSRVEAACRATVSCADVVALAARDSVSLLGGPSWTVTLGRRDARVASKDAANANLPPASDNLSSLISKFAAKGLDLRDLTALSGAHTVGVAKCSSFRPHVYSDANVDPGFALFRKRLCPTVGGDANLAPLDPTSPNRFDVSYYRDLMARRALLHSDQELFNGGPADELVRLYSSNGGAFDRDFAAAMVKLGNISPLTGSAGEIRLNCRKAN, translated from the exons ATGGCTTCCTTCCCCGGTGGTTTCCTCGCGGTCGCCATCCTTTCTCTGCTGGCGAGCGCCGCCCGCGCGCAGCTGTCGCCGGCCTTCTACGCGACGACGTGCCCCAACCTGGAGACCATCGTTCGGTCGGTCATGGCCCAAGTCGTCGCCCAGGATCCTCGGATGGGCGCCTCCATGATTCGCCTCTTCTTCCATGACTGCTTTGTGAAT GGCTGCGATGCATCCGTCCTCCTGGACGACACACCGACGATGGCCGGCGAGAAGAACGCGATGGGGAACATGAACTCCCTCCGCGGCTACGAAGTCGTCGACGCCATTAAATCCAGAGTGGAGGCGGCATGCCGGGCGACGGTGTCCTGCGCCGACGTCGTCGCCCTCGCCGCGAGGGATTCGGTGAGCCTG CTCGGGGGGCCGTCCTGGACGGTGACGCTGGGCCGGCGCGACGCGAGGGTCGCGAGCAAGGACGCCGCCAACGCCAACCTCCCGCCGGCCTCCGACAACCTCAGCAGTCTCATCAGTAAGTTCGCAGCAAAGGGCCTCGACCTGCGGGACCTGACGGCGCTCTCCGGCGCGCACACCGTTGGCGTGGCGAAGTGCAGCAGCTTCCGGCCCCACGTGTACAGCGACGCCAACGTCGACCCCGGGTTCGCCCTGTTCCGGAAGCGGCTCTGCCCGACCGTCGGCGGCGACGCAAACCTGGCGCCACTGGACCCCACCAGCCCGAACCGGTTCGACGTCAGCTACTACCGCGACCTGATGGCCCGAAGGGCGCTGCTGCACTCCGACCAGGAGCTGTTCAACGGCGGGCCAGCGGATGAGCTGGTGCGGCTGTACAGCTCCAACGGCGGGGCTTTCGACAGGGACTTCGCGGCGGCCATGGTGAAGCTGGGCAACATTAGCCCCTTGACGGGGTCCGCCGGGGAGATCAGATTGAATTGCCGGAAGGCGAACTGA
- the LOC104000854 gene encoding uncharacterized protein LOC104000854 isoform X1, translating to MGEEKDKEVVGGHEDDERSVGSSRSPSQKRPLEVLDLNEDVTIDSSEGEEEEEEEVAEDGDDDGDGGSSTEVARGGSSSNNSSTDNNFNNKSGDTTEGSSGRAPTVRQYVRSKLPRLRWTPDLHLAFVHAVERLGGQERATPKLVLQLMNVRGLSIAHVKSHLQMYRSKKLDGSGQEKSAISSVMTPMDLHLKEHRLHEMFYRRTDSFQPFRLDNGGFFSSRSIHEPDQFCNAFFHGSQFLQASALRSSNFGRHREWDFNRQAAAWDSCLRDQGPSKGLIHDMIFSQKRKPSTSHLFDVRDAISGNGNPGTVHQFLEGRRWASADMIEARKWEGNRTGNFGSSGYPLAKAVPADPVFSNTLFGWKGNSNICIDTMQSNSHVPIVVNDELPPNSQQPFQVDESRRHQDKPLRNSADMHAKTEIPIKDAKKMRMATTTKDLTPDLQLSLRSSLINDGGYEKKSLETEQVNSMLSLSLSPSTSMQREKHMKAEMQFLEIGSSKKAVLGLSTLDLTMSIRASE from the exons ATGGGGGAAGAGAAGGACAAGGAGGTGGTGGGTGGACACGAAGATGACGAGAGGAGCGTAGGGAGCAGCCGATCGCCAAGCCAAAAGAGGCCGCTGGAAGTCCTTGATCTCAACGAGGATGTGACGATCGACAGCagcgagggcgaggaggaggaggaggaggaggtggcggaggACGGTGATGACGATGGTGACGGTGGGAGTTCGACAGAGGTGGCGAGAGGAGGGAGCTCTAGCAACAATAGCAGCACAGACAACAACTTCAACAACAAGAGTGGCGACACCACAGAGGGGAGCAGCGGAAGAGCCCCTACTGTGAGACAGTACGTACGTTCCAAATTGCCGAGGTTGCGGTGGACACCTGATCTCCACCTTGCCTTCGTCCATGCCGTGGAGAGGCTCGGTGGGCAAGAGA GAGCCACACCGAAGTTGGTTCTTCAGCTGATGAATGTGAGGGGGTTAAGCATAGCTCATGTAAAGAGTCACCTGCAG ATGTATCGAAGCAAGAAGCTTGAtggatcgggccaagaaaagtccGCCATTTCTTCAG TTATGACACCCATGGATTTGCACCTGAAGGAACATCGCCTTCACGAGATGTTTTACCGAAGAACGGATTCATTCCAGCCCTTCAGATTGGATAATGGGGGTTTCTTCTCGTCGAGGAGCATCCATGAGCCGGATCAGTTCTGCAACGCTTTCTTCCATGGATCGCAGTTTCTGCAGGCGTCGGCTCTGAGAAGCAGCAACTTTGG CAGACACCGAGAATGGGATTTCAATCGGCAAGCAGCAGCATGGGAcagttgcttacgagatcaaggtCCTTCCAAGGGACTGATACATGACATGATCTTTAGCCAAAAAAGGAAGCCATCAACATCCCATCTGTTCGATGTGCGGGATGCCATCAGCGGTAATGGGAATCCCGGCACTGTGCACCAATTCCTCGAGGGAAGAAGATGGGCATCTGCAGACATGATCGAAGCTCGTAAATGGGAAGGAAACCGAACTGGAAACTTTGGTAGCAGCGGATATCCCCTTGCTAAGGCTGTTCCCGCGGATCCAGTCTTCAGTAATACCCTGTTTGGATGGAAAGGCAACAGCAACATCTGCATCGACACTATGCAATCTAATTCACATGTACCGATTGTTGTCAACGATGAGCTTCCCCCAAACTCTCAACAACCCTTCCAAGTTGATGAG TCACGTCGGCATCAGGATAAACCGCTGCGCAACTCTGCAGATATGCATGCAAAAACAGAAATACCAATAAAAGATGCGAAGAAGATGAGGATGGCGACGACGACGAAGGATCTGACTCCCGACCTGCAGCTAAGCTTGAGATCGAGCTTGATCAATGATGGAGGATATGAGAAGAAGAGTCTTGAAACTGAACAAGTAAATAGTATGCTCTCACTTTCACTGTCTCCCTCTACTTCAATGCAGCGAGAAAAACATATGAAAGCTGAGATGCAGTTCTTAGAGATAGGTAGCAGCAAGAAGGCCGTTCTGGGGCTGAGTACTTTAGATCTGACCATGTCGATTAGAGCATCGGAGTGA
- the LOC135624848 gene encoding large ribosomal subunit protein eL34-like, translating to MVQRLTYRKRHSYATKSNQTRVVKTPGGRLVYQYTNKRASGPKCPVTGKRIQGIPHLRPAEYKRSRLSRNQRTVNRAYGGVLSGSAVRERIIRAFLVEEQKIVKKVLKIQKAKEKQASKS from the exons ATGGTGCAGCGATTAACCTACAGGAAAAGGCACAGCTATGCCACCAAGTCGAATCAGACTAGGGTCGTCAAAACCCCAG GTGGGAGGCTTGTGTATCAGTACACGAACAAGCGAGCTAGTGGGCCGAAATGCCCTGTCACTGGCAAGAGGATCCAAGGG ATTCCTCACCTAAGACCAGCTGAGTATAAGAGATCTAGATTGTCCCGTAACCAGAGGACTGTGAACCGTGCTTATGGTGGGGTGTTATCTGGAAGCGCCGTCAGGGAAAG GATCATTCGGGCATTCTTGGTCGAAGAACAGAAGATTGTCAAAAAGGTTTTGAAGATCCAGAAGGCCAAAGAGAAGCAAGCCTCAAAGAGCTAA
- the LOC135624850 gene encoding mitochondrial dicarboxylate/tricarboxylate transporter DTC-like — protein sequence MAEGKPKSRQSGVWSTIKPFVNGGASGMLATCVIQPIDMVKVRIQLGQGSAVQVTKNMLANEGFGSFYKGLSAGLLRQATYTTARLGSFRVLTNKAVEANDGKPLPLLQKAAIGLTAGAIGASVGSPADLALIRMQADATLPAAQRRNYKNAFHALYRIIADEGVLALWKGAGPTVVRAMSLNMGMLASYDQSIELFRDSLGFGEVSTVIGASAVSGFFASACSLPFDYVKTQIQKMQPDATGKYPYTGSLDCVMKTLKSGGPFKFYTGFPVYCVRIAPHVMMTWIFLNQIQKAQQAVGL from the exons ATGGCGGAGGGGAAGCCCAAGAGCCGCCAGTCCGGAGTCTGGAGCACCATCAAGCCCTTTGTCAATGGCGGCGCCTCCGGCATGCTCGCCACCTGCGTCATCCAGCCCATCGATATGGTCAAG GTGAGGATCCAGCTGGGTCAGGGGTCAGCTGTCCAAGTTACGAAGAACATGCTTGCCAACGAAGGATTTGGCTCCTTTTACAAG GGACTATCAGCTGGTTTACTAAGGCAAGCTACTTATACGACTGCACGATTGGGTTCCTTtag GGTGCTGACAAACAAAGCTGTCGAGGCTAATGATGGCAAGCCACTGCCTTTGCTTCAGAAAGCTGCTATTGGTCTTACAGCCGGAGCAATTGGAGCAAGTGTTGGAAGCCCAGCTGATTTAGCACTCATCAGGATGCAAGCTGATGCAACTTTACCTGCAGCACAACGAAGAAACTACAAAAATGCTTTCCATGCACTCTATCGTATCATTGCTGATGAAGGGGTTTTGGCTCTATGGAAAGGTGCAGGTCCTACAGTAGTACGAGCGATGTCGTTAAATATGGGTATGCTTGCATCATATGATCAGAGCATTGAGCTATTCAGGGATTCTCTTGGTTTTGGTGAAGTTAGCACTGTAATTG GGGCAAGTGCTGTTTCAGGGTTCTTTGCATCTGCTTGCAGTTTACCATTTGATTATGTGAAGACACAAATACAGAAGATGCAGCCTGATGCCACTGGGAAGTATCCTTACACTGGTTCTTTGGACTGTGTGATGAAGACCTTAAAGTCTGGCGGGCCTTTCAAATTCTACACCGGATTTCCCGTCTACTGTGTCCGAATTGCTCCACACGTCATG ATGACGTGGATATTCTTGAATCAAATTCAGAAGGCTCAGCAAGCAGTGGGCTTATAG
- the LOC135625727 gene encoding peroxisome biogenesis protein 7-like has product MALPGIRIWTRYRVSAVRFSRFDDSRILVGTRDRFNRSHGLHVLQLSPTPSGGGTVDELATFDTLYGVNDCCWSQSQRSLAVSALTDGSVKVWDTSLPPAANPVGIFREHIDQVRSVDWNPADDCFLSASSDATIKFWVPDRNNSYYTFQEHLDRVNAVAWNDIQPHVFASASDDHTVGLWDIRDNRFLTRIPVNHPGGLVSCNWNKYSEFHLATASGTSINVWDVRTTQMPLVDFSSHNRNVCRICFSPHRANMLLSCSVDHTVRAWDTQAQASVARYDLHDDSVYGIDMSVHIEDLIASAGRDKLVNIWRASPRQHLLHSP; this is encoded by the coding sequence atggcactGCCAGGGATTAGGATTTGGACGCGATACCGAGTGAGCGCGGTGCGGTTCAGCCGCTTCGACGATTCTCGCATCCTTGTCGGCACGCGGGATCGCTTCAACAGGAGCCATGGCCTCCACGTCCTCCAACTCTCCCCCACCCCGTCGGGCGGCGGCACCGTCGACGAGCTGGCCACCTTCGACACCTTGTACGGCGTCAACGACTGCTGCTGGTCCCAGTCACAACGGTCCCTAGCCGTCTCCGCATTGACCGATGGCAGCGTGAAGGTGTGGGACACATCACTGCCACCCGCAGCAAATCCGGTGGGCATCTTTCGCGAGCACATTGACCAAGTCCGCTCCGTGGACTGGAACCCCGCCGACGATTGCTTCCTCTCCGCCTCATCGGACGCTACAATCAAGTTCTGGGTCCCTGACCGCAACAACAGCTACTACACCTTCCAGGAGCACTTGGATAGGGTTAACGCCGTCGCCTGGAACGACATCCAACCTCACGTCTTCGCCTCTGCCTCCGACGACCACACCGTCGGCCTCTGGGACATCCGCGACAACAGGTTTCTCACCCGCATCCCTGTCAACCACCCTGGCGGACTCGTCTCCTGCAACTGGAATAAGTACAGCGAGTTCCACTTAGCCACCGCCTCCGGCACTTCCATCAACGTCTGGGACGTCCGGACGACCCAGATGCCCCTGGTCGACTTCAGCAGCCACAACCGCAATGTTTGCCGCATTTGCTTCTCCCCCCATCGGGCCAACATGCTCCTCTCCTGCTCCGTCGACCACACCGTGCGAGCGTGGGATACCCAGGCGCAGGCCTCCGTCGCGAGGTACGACCTCCACGACGATTCCGTCTACGGGATCGACATGAGCGTGCACATCGAGGACCTGATCGCCAGCGCTGGGCGGGACAAGCTGGTCAATATCTGGCGGGCCTCCCCACGCCAACACCTCCTGCATTCCCCTTGA
- the LOC135625728 gene encoding peroxisome biogenesis protein 7-like, with amino-acid sequence MPSFRTRFKGKAVRFSRFDICRLLVGTCGRFGGRRGRLHVLDLYATRRGDVVNEVAAFDTVYGVSDCCWSESHQSLAVSALTDGTVKLWDVSLPPVLNPVSYFCEHYDDACSVDWNPVSDCFLSASLDSQIKLWTLDRSNSSYTFQRHSDSVYSVAWNATDPHVFASASGDRTACLWDVRDNRCFIVIHDEKTRQLVSCGWNTYNQFHLATASGSSIHVWDIRTTRSPLVDFSGHDDTVCRIRFSPHQPSMLLSCSVDNTVRMWDWREEASIARYDLHTDRVYGIDMSVHIEGLIASAGWDNLVHIWRDRPATATLSRSP; translated from the coding sequence ATGCCGTCGTTTAGGACGCGCTTCAAAGGGAAGGCAGTGCGGTTCAGCCGCTTCGACATTTGTCGTCTCCTTGTCGGCACCTGCGGTCGCTTCGGCGGGCGCCGTGGCCGCCTTCATGTCCTCGACCTCTACGCCACCCGACGCGGCGACGTTGTCAACGAGGTGGCCGCCTTCGACACCGTTTACGGCGTCAGCGACTGCTGCTGGTCCGAGTCGCACCAGTCCCTCGCCGTCTCCGCATTGACCGATGGCACTGTGAAGCTGTGGGACGTATCACTGCCGCCCGTCCTTAATCCGGTGAGCTACTTTTGCGAGCACTATGACGATGCTTGCTCCGTGGACTGGAACCCCGTCAGCGACTGCTTCCTCTCGGCCTCCTTGGACTCTCAAATCAAGCTCTGGACCCTTGACCGCTCCAACAGCAGCTACACATTCCAACGGCACTCCGACAGCGTTTACTCCGTCGCCTGGAACGCCACCGACCCCCACGTATTCGCCTCCGCCTCTGGCGACCGCACCGCCTGCCTGTGGGACGTCCGCGACAACAGGTGTTTCATCGTCATCCATGACGAAAAAACTCGTCAACTCGTCTCCTGCGGCTGGAACACGTACAACCAGTTCCACTTAGCCACCGCCTCCGGCAGTTCCATCCACGTCTGGGATATCCGGACGACCCGGAGTCCCCTGGTCGACTTCAGCGGCCACGACGACACTGTTTGCCGCATTCGCTTCTCCCCCCACCAGCCCAGCATGCTCCTCTCCTGCTCCGTCGACAACACCGTGCGTATGTGGGATTGGCGGGAGGAGGCCTCCATCGCGAGGTACGACCTCCACACCGATCGCGTCTACGGGATCGACATGAGCGTGCATATCGAGGGCTTGATCGCGAGCGCTGGGTGGGACAATCTCGTCCATATCTGGCGGGACCGCCCGGCCacagccacgctttcacggtctcCTTGA
- the LOC104000854 gene encoding uncharacterized protein LOC104000854 isoform X2, which produces MGEEKDKEVVGGHEDDERSVGSSRSPSQKRPLEVLDLNEDVTIDSSEGEEEEEEEVAEDGDDDGDGGSSTEVARGGSSSNNSSTDNNFNNKSGDTTEGSSGRAPTVRQYVRSKLPRLRWTPDLHLAFVHAVERLGGQERATPKLVLQLMNVRGLSIAHVKSHLQMYRSKKLDGSGQEKSAISSVMTPMDLHLKEHRLHEMFYRRTDSFQPFRLDNGGFFSSRSIHEPDQFCNAFFHGSQFLQASALRSSNFGHREWDFNRQAAAWDSCLRDQGPSKGLIHDMIFSQKRKPSTSHLFDVRDAISGNGNPGTVHQFLEGRRWASADMIEARKWEGNRTGNFGSSGYPLAKAVPADPVFSNTLFGWKGNSNICIDTMQSNSHVPIVVNDELPPNSQQPFQVDESRRHQDKPLRNSADMHAKTEIPIKDAKKMRMATTTKDLTPDLQLSLRSSLINDGGYEKKSLETEQVNSMLSLSLSPSTSMQREKHMKAEMQFLEIGSSKKAVLGLSTLDLTMSIRASE; this is translated from the exons ATGGGGGAAGAGAAGGACAAGGAGGTGGTGGGTGGACACGAAGATGACGAGAGGAGCGTAGGGAGCAGCCGATCGCCAAGCCAAAAGAGGCCGCTGGAAGTCCTTGATCTCAACGAGGATGTGACGATCGACAGCagcgagggcgaggaggaggaggaggaggaggtggcggaggACGGTGATGACGATGGTGACGGTGGGAGTTCGACAGAGGTGGCGAGAGGAGGGAGCTCTAGCAACAATAGCAGCACAGACAACAACTTCAACAACAAGAGTGGCGACACCACAGAGGGGAGCAGCGGAAGAGCCCCTACTGTGAGACAGTACGTACGTTCCAAATTGCCGAGGTTGCGGTGGACACCTGATCTCCACCTTGCCTTCGTCCATGCCGTGGAGAGGCTCGGTGGGCAAGAGA GAGCCACACCGAAGTTGGTTCTTCAGCTGATGAATGTGAGGGGGTTAAGCATAGCTCATGTAAAGAGTCACCTGCAG ATGTATCGAAGCAAGAAGCTTGAtggatcgggccaagaaaagtccGCCATTTCTTCAG TTATGACACCCATGGATTTGCACCTGAAGGAACATCGCCTTCACGAGATGTTTTACCGAAGAACGGATTCATTCCAGCCCTTCAGATTGGATAATGGGGGTTTCTTCTCGTCGAGGAGCATCCATGAGCCGGATCAGTTCTGCAACGCTTTCTTCCATGGATCGCAGTTTCTGCAGGCGTCGGCTCTGAGAAGCAGCAACTTTGG ACACCGAGAATGGGATTTCAATCGGCAAGCAGCAGCATGGGAcagttgcttacgagatcaaggtCCTTCCAAGGGACTGATACATGACATGATCTTTAGCCAAAAAAGGAAGCCATCAACATCCCATCTGTTCGATGTGCGGGATGCCATCAGCGGTAATGGGAATCCCGGCACTGTGCACCAATTCCTCGAGGGAAGAAGATGGGCATCTGCAGACATGATCGAAGCTCGTAAATGGGAAGGAAACCGAACTGGAAACTTTGGTAGCAGCGGATATCCCCTTGCTAAGGCTGTTCCCGCGGATCCAGTCTTCAGTAATACCCTGTTTGGATGGAAAGGCAACAGCAACATCTGCATCGACACTATGCAATCTAATTCACATGTACCGATTGTTGTCAACGATGAGCTTCCCCCAAACTCTCAACAACCCTTCCAAGTTGATGAG TCACGTCGGCATCAGGATAAACCGCTGCGCAACTCTGCAGATATGCATGCAAAAACAGAAATACCAATAAAAGATGCGAAGAAGATGAGGATGGCGACGACGACGAAGGATCTGACTCCCGACCTGCAGCTAAGCTTGAGATCGAGCTTGATCAATGATGGAGGATATGAGAAGAAGAGTCTTGAAACTGAACAAGTAAATAGTATGCTCTCACTTTCACTGTCTCCCTCTACTTCAATGCAGCGAGAAAAACATATGAAAGCTGAGATGCAGTTCTTAGAGATAGGTAGCAGCAAGAAGGCCGTTCTGGGGCTGAGTACTTTAGATCTGACCATGTCGATTAGAGCATCGGAGTGA